A genomic region of Gossypium hirsutum isolate 1008001.06 chromosome D01, Gossypium_hirsutum_v2.1, whole genome shotgun sequence contains the following coding sequences:
- the LOC107928798 gene encoding uncharacterized protein yields the protein MEALLSEFTFLSDQALQDKNFDPSNIEDLMKLFEIESYKAWAAMELEQEEEVKEAETSMQQAEGYLDSVMEAAMDEFRRLEEEMERMAKAELKDLEDTADKARKMGNLMEKAAAIASKKYVEAALNSATASMKSAWKGLSSKKVHPS from the coding sequence atggaagctcTGCTCTCTGAATTCACCTTCCTCTCAGATCAAGCATTACAAGACAAGAACTTTGATCCATCCAACATAGAAGACCTAATGAAGCTGTTTGAGATTGAATCATACAAGGCATGGGCAGCTATGGAGCTTGAACAAGAAGAGGAAGTGAAAGAAGCTGAAACAAGCATGCAGCAAGCTGAGGGTTATCTTGACTCAGTCATGGAAGCTGCGATGGATGAGTTTAGGCGGTTGGAGGAGGAAATGGAACGCATGGCAAAGGCTGAACTGAAGGACCTGGAAGACACAGCCGACAAGGCTAGAAAAATGGGAAACCTAATGGAAAAAGCTGCCGCTATCGCCTCCAAAAAGTACGTTGAGGCTGCACTTAATTCTGCTACTGCTTCTATGAAATCTGCTTGGAAAGGACTTTCTTCTAAAAAGGTTCATCCTTCATGA
- the LOC107928969 gene encoding elongation of fatty acids protein sre1-like has translation MEVPFFPTLFSCIKGLVVQQALFSTLEDWLVKHPKILQFSWENGQTPASSHRFLTLTVLSYISFTFVLSQLSRPSLSRPLLKSIAAVHNIFLLTLSFIMALGCLVSIFSQVPNFNTLVCFPRGTSPSGPLFFWAYIFYLSKIVEFMDTLLIILSGSMKRLSFLHVYHHSMVVIMCYICLDSAQSSVPMVLITNCVVHVVMYSYYLLCTLGMHPKWKKMVTDFQLVQFRLSFLIMAMLVFYHFTASGCSGILSWCFNGAFNVSLLYLFSDFHAKSYSTNAKVFKGN, from the coding sequence ATGGAAGTCCCCTTTTTCCCAACCCTTTTCTCCTGTATCAAAGGCTTGGTGGTGCAACAAGCCTTGTTCTCAACCTTGGAGGATTGGCTAGTGAAGCATCCCAAAATCCTCCAGTTTTCATGGGAAAATGGCCAAACACCAGCCTCCTCTCACCGCTTCCTCACCCTCACTGTCTTGTCTTACATCTCTTTCACCTTCGTTCTCTCCCAACTATCTCGCCCTTCACTTTCACGTCCACTCCTCAAATCAATCGCAGCCGTCCACAACATCTTCCTCCTTACCCTTTCTTTCATCATGGCCCTGGGTTGCCTCGTTTCCATCTTCTCCCAGGTGCCTAACTTCAACACCCTCGTTTGCTTCCCTAGGGGTACATCCCCATCGGGCCCTCTCTTTTTCTGGGCATACATCTTCTACCTCTCCAAGATTGTTGAATTCATGGACACCCTTTTGATCATCCTCAGCGGATCCATGAAGAGGCTATCCTTCCTTCACGTCTACCATCACTCCATGGTGGTCATCATGTGTTATATTTGCTTAGACAGTGCTCAGTCCTCCGTACCCATGGTGCTGATCACCAACTGCGTGGTGCATGTCGTAATGTACTCCTATTACCTGTTGTGCACCCTGGGGATGCACCCCAAGTGGAAGAAAATGGTGACGGATTTTCAACTGGTGCAGTTCCGGTTAAGCTTTTTGATCATGGCCATGCTTGTGTTCTACCACTTCACTGCTTCTGGCTGCTCTGGGATTCTGAGTTGGTGTTTCAATGGAGCCTTCAACGTCTCTCTTCTCTACTTGTTCTCAGACTTTCATGCCAAGAGTTACTCCACCAATGCCAAGGTCTTCAAGGgtaactaa
- the LOC107928814 gene encoding elongation of fatty acids protein sre1: MEVPFFPTLFSCIKDLVVQQALFSTLEDWLVKHPKILQFSWENGQTPASSHRFLTLTVLSYISFTFVLSQLSRPSLSRPLLKSIAAVHNIFLLTLSFIMALGCLVSIFSQVPNFNTLVCFPRDTSPSGPLFFWAYIFYLSKIVEFMDTLLIILSGSMKRLSFLHVYHHSMVVIMCYICLDSAQSSVPMVLVTNCVVHVVMYTYYLLCTLGMHPKWKKMVTDFQLVQFWLSILIMAMLVFYHFTASGCSGILSWCFNAAFIVSLLYLFSDFHAKSYSTNAKVFKGN; encoded by the coding sequence ATGGAAGTTCCCTTTTTCCCAACCCTTTTCTCCTGTATCAAAGACTTGGTGGTGCAACAAGCCTTGTTCTCAACCTTGGAGGATTGGCTAGTGAAGCATCCCAAAATCCTCCAGTTTTCATGGGAAAATGGCCAAACACCAGCCTCCTCTCACCGCTTCCTCACCCTCACTGTCTTGTCTTACATCTCTTTCACATTCGTTCTCTCCCAACTATCTCGCCCTTCACTTTCACGTCCACTCCTCAAATCAATCGCAGCTGTCCACAACATCTTCCTCCTTACCCTTTCTTTCATCATGGCCCTGGGTTGCCTCGTTTCCATCTTCTCCCAGGTGCCTAACTTCAACACCCTCGTTTGCTTCCCTAGGGATACATCCCCATCGGGCCCTCTCTTTTTCTGGGCATACATCTTCTACCTCTCCAAGATTGTTGAATTCATGGACACCCTTTTGATCATCCTCAGCGGATCCATGAAGAGGCTATCCTTCCTTCACGTCTACCATCACTCCATGGTGGTCATCATGTGTTATATTTGCTTAGACAGTGCTCAGTCCTCCGTACCCATGGTGCTGGTCACCAACTGCGTGGTGCATGTCGTAATGTACACCTATTACCTGTTGTGCACCCTGGGGATGCACCCTAAGTGGAAGAAAATGGTGACGGATTTTCAACTAGTGCAGTTCTGGTTAAGCATTTTGATCATGGCCATGCTTGTGTTCTACCACTTCACTGCTTCTGGCTGCTCTGGGATTCTGAGTTGGTGTTTCAATGCAGCCTTCATCGTCTCTCTTCTCTACTTGTTCTCAGACTTTCATGCCAAGAGTTACTCCACCAATGCCAAGGTCTTCAAGGgtaactaa